In a single window of the Limibacillus halophilus genome:
- a CDS encoding 2-hydroxyacid dehydrogenase: MALLIDIDDPDWMTDEKLAHILRPLLPGVDVRCARDVGTPEAIEMLAVARLKPGQARRFPNLKLIQKLGAGVETIVAQPDLPPAVKIARLKPATAAREIAAFSLGYVLREQRDMAYYEDAQRSRAWSPREPREAAETTVGVLGLGHIGGQIAATFAALGYNVMGWSRSLKTLEGVVCHAGQKSFFPLLGACDYVVSALPSTPQTQDLLGSAAFAAMKPGSVLINVGRGDLIVEAALLSALDNGHLSRAVLDVQRQEPLPNDHPFWSHPKITVTPHVSGWHLTGGLADVAENYRRLQAGQPLLHEVDRNAGY, from the coding sequence ATGGCTTTGTTGATAGACATCGACGATCCGGACTGGATGACCGATGAGAAGTTGGCCCACATTCTTCGCCCCTTGTTGCCCGGAGTCGATGTTCGTTGCGCGCGCGATGTTGGTACACCTGAGGCGATTGAGATGCTGGCGGTCGCACGCCTCAAACCCGGTCAGGCCAGACGCTTCCCTAACCTCAAGTTGATCCAGAAGTTGGGCGCCGGCGTCGAGACCATCGTTGCGCAACCCGATTTGCCGCCTGCGGTGAAAATCGCGCGCCTCAAGCCGGCAACGGCGGCCCGGGAGATTGCAGCCTTTAGCTTGGGCTATGTGCTGCGGGAGCAGCGCGATATGGCGTACTACGAAGACGCGCAGCGCAGCCGCGCTTGGTCACCCAGAGAGCCGCGAGAAGCTGCGGAAACAACGGTGGGTGTGTTGGGGCTTGGTCACATAGGGGGCCAGATAGCCGCAACTTTTGCCGCGCTCGGCTACAATGTTATGGGCTGGAGCCGGTCCCTCAAGACGCTTGAGGGCGTTGTTTGCCACGCGGGGCAGAAATCTTTCTTCCCCCTTTTGGGCGCCTGCGACTATGTGGTGTCGGCGCTGCCTTCTACACCGCAAACCCAAGACCTCCTCGGCTCCGCAGCTTTTGCGGCAATGAAACCGGGCAGCGTCTTGATCAACGTTGGTCGAGGCGATCTGATTGTCGAAGCGGCTTTGCTATCCGCCCTTGATAACGGCCATCTTTCCCGAGCTGTGCTTGATGTTCAGCGCCAGGAACCTCTGCCAAACGACCATCCTTTCTGGTCACATCCAAAAATCACCGTCACACCCCACGTTTCCGGATGGCATTTGACAGGGGGATTGGCGGACGTGGCCGAAAACTACAGGCGCTTGCAGGCGGGCCAACCGCTGCTCCACGAGGTGGATCGGAATGCGGGTTACTAG